CCTGTTCAAAAAATATAATAACTGCACCCCGTCCGATTTTCGAAAGAAGCATAAAACAAACAACGCAAAATATGAAGGATGATGAACAATATCGGTGAAGAAAGCCTACTTCAAAATCAATATAATCGAATAAAATGTAAGCGTTTCCTTAATTGAAGGAGGGAGCTCATGAATCTATTTTCTCGTCACCGGAAGCCGCAGGTTAAACGCCATCATCTAGCGCTGCTTGTACTGCTATGCTCAGCCGTATTGCTGTCAGGCTGTCAGCTCCAGGCCTTGGCCGAATCTAATGATAACGAGATCACGGTGTGGAGCTTCACGGATGAAGCCGGCTATGCGATTGAGAAGTTCGAGGAGAAGTACCCGGACATTAAGGTCAATTTTGTCAACATTCCGGGCAATTTCTATATCACCAAGCTGAAGTCGGCACTGCAGACCAGCTCCAAGGCACCAGATGTCTTTATGATTGAAAACGCTAACATACGAGAGCTGATTGATGTGCCTTACCTGCAAAATCTGTCAGAGGCACCTTACGATGCGGACACACTGCTTCCTGAGCAGTATCCTTTTGTCCAGGCCAATGAGAAAGACAGTGAAGGGAATGTTAGAGCGATTGGCTATCAGGCAACTCCGGGCGCTATCTATTACCGGCGGGATCTGGCGAAGGAATACTTGGGGACAGATGATCCCGAAGAGGTCAGCAAGCAAATTGACACCTGGGACAAAATCTTTGAGATTGGTGAACGAGTACAGCAGGAGAGTGGCAACCAAGTCCATGCTCTGGCGAACTGGAACGCGATTTCGAACTCTTATGATGGAATACCTTGGGTGCAAGACGGCAAGTTTGTCATGGATGATACGTATTTAGAGATTCTGGATCTCGTTAGAGAAGCGAGAGAACGTAAAGTGCTTGCGGAATATGAAGAAGGAAGTGCAGGCTCCGCTGCCTCCATGCAGAAGGGGACAGTTATGTTTTACCCAGCAGCCACCTGGGGGCTTCAATACACCTTTAAGGCCAATGCTCCGGACACTTCTGGCCTGTGGGGGCTCGCTAAAGGACCAACAGGATTCAGCTCGGGTGGAACCTATATTGCCATGTACAGCAATAGTGACAAGAAGGATCTGGCCTGGAAGTTTATTGAGTTTTATAACTTTGACCACGAATTTCTGTCTCAGCTGGCACAGGAACAAGACTACTTTACGAGCAACATGATCGTGAATGATCAGCTGGCAGAGACAGTAACGTCGGATTATCTTGGCGGGCAGAAGCATTTTGAGTTCTTCTCAGAGGCAGCGAAAGACGTTCCTGTCTATAAAAGAACGAAATATGACACGGTGATCAACAGTGATATATTCAAAAACGTCCTTCAGCTGTATCTGAACAACGACATTCAAACGAAGGAGGAAGCCGTAGAGAGAATTAAACGCGACGTCAAATTGAGATTTCCAGAGCTCGAAGGATTGGAGTGAAATGCTGAATACGAAAGAACGTGAATAGGAATCCGATCACGGGGGGTACCAATGAATGTTTGCTAAGTCCATACGCAAAGACCACTATGGTTATTATTTTATTGCTCCGTTTTTCATCATTTTTCTCATCTTTGGACTTTATCCGATTCTGTACAGCTTATACATCAGTTTTACCAACTGGGACGGAATTACGACGCCGGAGTTCGTAGGTCTTGGCAATTACGTGGCCGTCGTGCAGGATCCGCTCTTTTGGAAGACACTGTTTAATACCTTATTCATATGGGGAATATCGGTAGTTCCTCAGCTGACCGTTTCGCTGGTATTGGCTTTTATTCTAAATGACAAGCTTCTCAAAGGAAGAGATTTTTTTAGGGCCGTATACTTCTTTCCGAACATCGTCACTGCTGCTTCCTTAGGTTTGCTGGTGAGCTTGATCTTCGATTGGCAGTCTGGGGGACTCAATCACTTTCTTGTCCAGGTGGGTCTCATTGAGAATCCGATCAATTGGAAGAACGATCCTTGGTTCATGCGGCTGATCGTATCGGCGATCTTGTTCTTTCAATATTTTGGCTACTCCATGGTGATCTATCTTGCAGGGCTGCAGGGCATCGACCCTTCCTTGCAGGAAGCGGCCCAAATTGACGGCGCGGAGAAGAAGCATATCTTCCTTCACATCATCGTTCCTATGCTGCGCCCGATTATTTTGTTCCAGATTATTACGTCCATCATCGGCGGCATTCAAATCTTTGATCAGCCCTTTACACTGACGAACGGAACGGGGGGACCTGACCGGGCAGCCATGACAAGCATTATGTATCTGTACAATGTTGCTTTCCAAAGCACGCGTTTTGGTTATGGAGCAGCCATTGCCTTCTGCTTGTTCGTGATCATTATTTTGTTGTCGGTTGCCTCGTTCGTGATGACCAAACGCAAGAGCAGCTCATAAGAGGGGGGAATGAGGATGCATACGGCCAAATCATTAGAGCAAAGCATGGCTTATGAGAGAAAAGCAAAGGTGAATCGGCTGACACCCGGCAAAGTATTGGTCTATCTTTTTCTAATTGCGCTAGCCATTATTTGTATTATCCCGTTCTATCTCATGCTGATCTATTCTACCCATAACAATGCTACGATCGCGTCAACCTTCACCTTTCTTCCGGGTTCGTTCCTGCCCGACAATTATGCCAATATGGCTTCCAAGATCAACATTTGGCGGGGCTTCGGGAACAGCATCTTTATCGCAGGAGCTTCCACGATTCTCTCCCTGTATATCGGTGCCTTAACGGCTTTTGGATTTGCAAAATATAAATTTAAAGGCCGCACATGGCTGTTCCTGTTCCTGCTGGCGACGATGATGGTACCCGGACAGCTGGCGCTGATCGGGATGTATCGACTGTTCAGTACACTCGGCATGCTGGACAGCTATGCAGCCATCATATTGCCGGCGGCAGCCAATGCCTTCAACGTATTTTTCATCAAGCAATTCATCGAGAGCAGCATTCCGGATGAGATTATCGAGTCATCACGGGTTGATGGGAGCGGAGAGTTCAGAACCTTTAACCAGATTGTGCTGCCGATTCTTGGTCCTGCGGTAGCAGCGCTTGGCATATTTACGTTCATTGGCTCATGGAACAATTTCCTTACACCGCTTGTATTGTTCTTCTCACTGGATAAATATCCACTGCCGGTGCTCGTTGCACTGGTTCAGGGATATTACGGTATGGATTATGGACTCCTGTACTTGGGTGTCGCCATCTCGATTGTCCCTATTATTATCGTGTTCGCCGTGTTCTCTAAACAGATTATCGGCAGCGTTGCACTCGGGGCGGTAAAAGGTTAGAGAATGACAATTTGATATGTAGATGAAAGGCAAGGTTCACGTGAGTTCTACTGCGCTCGCATGAATTTTGCCTTTTTGATCGTTTCCTAGATTCTGACTGCTAATTTCGGACTTTTTCTAATATAATGGAGTTATTATAGGAACGGAGGAGAACCATTATATGGGATTTTTAGATGGATTATTAGGAAATGCTTCACAAGTGAACTTGGCTGAAGTTCAAAAAGAATTTGCTGCTCTGCTGGCACCTAATGAGCAAATTGAGCGAGCGTATAAGCTTGTAAGAGACTTGTTTATTTTTACTGACAAAAGATTAATCCTTGTTGATAAACAAGGGATTACGGGCAAGAAGGTGGAATACCATTCGATCCCTTATAAGAGCATATCGCATTATTCCATTGAAACGGCAGGACACTTTGACATGGAAGCTGAACTTAAGATTTACATTTCCAGTTCTACCGTTCCGCTTCAAAAGACGTTTAATAAAAACACGAATATTTACGAGGTGCAGAGCGTTCTTTCTCATTATATTTTGAAATAAGACACAGCATGGTCCAGACAGATGGGGCAAATGATCAGAGATCTTACGTGAGCTTTTGCAAATTCTTTGCTTGGCAATAACCTTTTCTATATGTATAATAGTGGAAATTCAAAACACGAAAAGCGATGAAAGGGATCTGCTTCCGCATGATGACTTAGAGAGCTGCCGGTTGGTGCAAGGCAGGGATTCAAGCAGAGGCACACCTCACCCTGGAGTAGTATAGCTGAATTGAACTCTTGCTGATATTGGAGACTTCATTTAGGCTGTACCGGCTAACCGTCGATATACGGTTGTTCAAGATTCGGATGCGTTTGTGATCATGACCTGCATTCGAATAAAGAAGAGTGGTACCGCGAAGGAATGATGGCCTGTCGCCTCTTTAGAGGCGACGGGATTTTTTGTGCTAAGCAGGTGAAATCCATTGCAGGGGGAAGGTAATGATGAAGGAGATCATTGATTATTATGAAGCCTTTGATGAATGGGGAAGACTGGATCGGGAACCGCTGGAATTTACAGTGAACTGGCATTATATAACGCGAAATCTTCCACCGACGGGTCATGTACTGGACAATGGGGCAGGTCCAGGTAAATATGCAATGGAGCTGGCGAAGCAAGGCTATCGGGTCACCTTGTCTGATCTGACTCCGAGACTTGTAAGCGTAGCTGAGGAACAGGCAGCTCATTTACAGCTGACCTCACAATTTGACGGATTTCATGTGCTGAATGCAGCCGACCTCCATTTATTTTCGGACGAAGCCTTTGATGCATCCCTGATGCTCGGTCCTCTGTATCATTTGCAGGAGGAAACGGATCGATCCAAGGCGGCGAAGGAGCTGTATCGAGTTACCAGATCAGGTGGAATCGTATTTGTTGCCTTTCAGACACGCACCCGCATGCTGCTGAACTCATTACTGAATCCAGCGCACTGGAAGCCGAATCATACGATGGGCAATCTCGAGCAATTTTGGGCTACAGGCAGATTTAATCACGAGGATAAAGGGCGTTTTACGGGAGC
This sequence is a window from Paenibacillus urinalis. Protein-coding genes within it:
- a CDS encoding ABC transporter substrate-binding protein, producing MNLFSRHRKPQVKRHHLALLVLLCSAVLLSGCQLQALAESNDNEITVWSFTDEAGYAIEKFEEKYPDIKVNFVNIPGNFYITKLKSALQTSSKAPDVFMIENANIRELIDVPYLQNLSEAPYDADTLLPEQYPFVQANEKDSEGNVRAIGYQATPGAIYYRRDLAKEYLGTDDPEEVSKQIDTWDKIFEIGERVQQESGNQVHALANWNAISNSYDGIPWVQDGKFVMDDTYLEILDLVREARERKVLAEYEEGSAGSAASMQKGTVMFYPAATWGLQYTFKANAPDTSGLWGLAKGPTGFSSGGTYIAMYSNSDKKDLAWKFIEFYNFDHEFLSQLAQEQDYFTSNMIVNDQLAETVTSDYLGGQKHFEFFSEAAKDVPVYKRTKYDTVINSDIFKNVLQLYLNNDIQTKEEAVERIKRDVKLRFPELEGLE
- a CDS encoding carbohydrate ABC transporter permease, whose protein sequence is MFAKSIRKDHYGYYFIAPFFIIFLIFGLYPILYSLYISFTNWDGITTPEFVGLGNYVAVVQDPLFWKTLFNTLFIWGISVVPQLTVSLVLAFILNDKLLKGRDFFRAVYFFPNIVTAASLGLLVSLIFDWQSGGLNHFLVQVGLIENPINWKNDPWFMRLIVSAILFFQYFGYSMVIYLAGLQGIDPSLQEAAQIDGAEKKHIFLHIIVPMLRPIILFQIITSIIGGIQIFDQPFTLTNGTGGPDRAAMTSIMYLYNVAFQSTRFGYGAAIAFCLFVIIILLSVASFVMTKRKSSS
- a CDS encoding carbohydrate ABC transporter permease — its product is MHTAKSLEQSMAYERKAKVNRLTPGKVLVYLFLIALAIICIIPFYLMLIYSTHNNATIASTFTFLPGSFLPDNYANMASKINIWRGFGNSIFIAGASTILSLYIGALTAFGFAKYKFKGRTWLFLFLLATMMVPGQLALIGMYRLFSTLGMLDSYAAIILPAAANAFNVFFIKQFIESSIPDEIIESSRVDGSGEFRTFNQIVLPILGPAVAALGIFTFIGSWNNFLTPLVLFFSLDKYPLPVLVALVQGYYGMDYGLLYLGVAISIVPIIIVFAVFSKQIIGSVALGAVKG
- a CDS encoding PH domain-containing protein, which codes for MGFLDGLLGNASQVNLAEVQKEFAALLAPNEQIERAYKLVRDLFIFTDKRLILVDKQGITGKKVEYHSIPYKSISHYSIETAGHFDMEAELKIYISSSTVPLQKTFNKNTNIYEVQSVLSHYILK
- a CDS encoding class I SAM-dependent methyltransferase — translated: MKEIIDYYEAFDEWGRLDREPLEFTVNWHYITRNLPPTGHVLDNGAGPGKYAMELAKQGYRVTLSDLTPRLVSVAEEQAAHLQLTSQFDGFHVLNAADLHLFSDEAFDASLMLGPLYHLQEETDRSKAAKELYRVTRSGGIVFVAFQTRTRMLLNSLLNPAHWKPNHTMGNLEQFWATGRFNHEDKGRFTGAYYFDTASIEPFMQEHGFEKINLIGSTSIGALLQPEQVDYWRNQGDEAYRKYVELMISTAEDTALLGISSHLLYIGRRR